The genomic stretch CTACTTAAGCAACTTGGACTTCCCTATTTTACCAGGTTTCCCCATGTCAAATAAACGGAAATGCAATTTCTGCCAACACAGATGTAAAAAAGCAACCTGAGGCATCCCTTGTCAACACATCTGTGTCGGCAGAAATATCAGGGTTAGTCAAGCAAAATAAACAGATTCCACTGGAAAATCTCAACATCCTAATTAGAACTGATCATGTTTATTGGATATTAAACAGCAAAAACATGGTTTAGGGAGGCAAGCTAACTAAATCAGAGTACATCAACACAATTAGAAGAACAGTGCACAATCAACATGAATCATGGAGAATAAAAACAGATAGAAAGACTTGAAAGACAATGGGTAATGCCATGTTAGACAGCCATTTGTCACAACTTAGATTGGTATGAAATGGCCGAATAATGTATATCAAGCACTCTAACAATGTCTCTACAAACAATGCAAACTATTGGAAATTTCAGAAGGAGCTGGAGAATTATTACCAGATCAGCAATATTGCCAACACATTCTCCCTTTGCAGTAACATCTCCAATGTTTTCTCCTTTAGCAAAGGCTTTGTAGATCGGTGTACGAGTAGATGTTGATGTGACAGCACCAACATTCTGCAAATAAGAGaatataattataaagccaaatTGCTGGTTCAGTACAAAGATGAAAATTACAAATTGGAAAAacattatgagttttttttttttttttttttttttgggggggggggctgttAGTAACCTTTGCTACATTGGCAGCACAAGCTAAAGGCAGAAAAAGATGTGGCACAGCTGCAGTTGCAAGTTCCACCCCAGCACCCAATTCCATGAGAAAATCACCAGTGATACGGAGCTGAAAATCATCATAATTTTCCCCATGAGTCTTGTTGGAACTAAGAATTACGCCCACCAAAATAACCCACAAAAGTAACTTGACATGTAAACTGTTTCACCTGTttcaaatcataatcaaacttTTTCCCTTGCCGAGCAAAAAGCATTTTTCCAACCCGACCAGCACCATcctacacaaaaaaaaatgattatttaataaatccAGATGAATAGAATGCCCCAAGCTGAGATGTGAGGTAAAAACTACTGCTTCCAGACACAAATCAGTCACCCAAATAGGGAAGTAGATTATGTTACAGATATAAACAGCACCATACCTTAAGAATCCAATTGATGGCCACTGCACCAGGAGTAGACCTGCTTTTGGAGACTCCAACTGAACTCAAAAGCGTTTGTGTGGTGAAAACGCCCATGGCTCCACCAAAGAAGTGCTACAATGAACACAATAATCATTATTCCCAGCCATTAGCAGCAGCAAGGCAACAAAGTCCGCCAATACAAGTCAAACTATCATGCTGAGCCACACTAAAATTCTCAATTAATATCTGTTTGTTCCTTTGTGAACAACAACCTGGGTTTAAAGTCGAATAGAATACCTTCAAAGCCCTCCATGTCATATATGGCACATATGATGGGGAAACACTATCCGGGAAACCTTCTGGAACAACATAAGATCTTATGAATGACATCAATTCCTGTACCACAGaatcaaattaaaacaaaaaaaaaaaaaaaacaaataattcaGAAGGTGAGGTAATCAAAATCCTTCACTCCAATAAGGACATAACAATAACCCCTTGTCTCATATACAATCAGAACCGATggaagacatttttttttttaaaagaaacatacaGGCAGCTGGAAAGCATAATATCATGCTTGATCAGCAGGAAACACCATTATGAGCACATATTAATATATAGCCAATCAGAATACCATATAAGCATTGCAGCTTTTACTTAGCTATTATAGTTTCCGTACCTGTAACAGAACCAAAATCTAAACCAGAGTCACCCAAAcaacaaagaaagaagaaaatccACTACCCAACTAATTTACACAGTCAACCCAAGAAAAGAATGACTGAAATATCACAGGGGGAAAAGTTAAAATTAGCGAAAGAAGATGACTCCGAACCATATCAACACAGATACAAAACaatacataaataacaaataaaaggaaaaaaggccGACCTCGGCAGGGGCCTGAGGGGAATGCAAGCTAACGGCACGGATCGAGCCCTTGTTCAATTGATTGTACTTTCCATTGTTCTTTTCGGCGAAGTAGTTCCATCGACGGCCATCGATCTCCTCGCAGCAAATCAATCTCAAGCTCGAACCAACAAATTGCTCCTCGACGAGGCCCAAGTTCGCGGCCTCGGGGCGGAGCCCTGCGGTCTCCTGCGGCGGAGGGGAAGAGGAAGAGGCTAGGTTGGCGCTGATCCGGAGCGTCTCGCGGACGAGAAGGCGGGCGTCGTGGGAGGCCGTGGCAGTGAGGGTTTGGGGCGTAGTATTCGGGGGCTGGTTGAGCTTCATTGGCGGCATTCTGATTGCAGGAATTGACGGTTCTAGAATTGGAGAGAAAGATAAGTGTGAGCTGGAATCGGCGACGATTGTGGAatgcggtggcggtggcggtggcggtggtggTGGTTTTGGAATTTATGGAGAGAGAGGAGGCTTTGGGATTGACGACATgggcatcttcttcttcatgggTGTAAAAAGGAACAAAAAGCTGTTGGCCTAACGGAGCTTaagaggcagagagagagagagagagagagagccaccACATCGCATAGCTGTGAAGATGGATGAGTCACGTTAGGGCGTTGgattatataaatgaacaaaaaataatattaaaaataaaaggcttaattttatatttttaatcttataattttagttttttttgtgatatttaaatttttaattatttcaattatatctttaaacttaatttttaaattaatttaacttatatatttaaactttttttatataaaaatttaaatttttcgttatttcgattataccACTGGATCTATATGTTCTAGTCACTTAaatctatatattttaagtgtgacgtgtattttattatcttaatttatttaaaaatacaagtttaagAATATAATCTATTCACGTCAAAATAcatagattaaattgatttgaaaatacagatacatatatataattgaaacaataaaaagttctGATTGACACACGAAAAAATTATCAAAGTACATGACTTAAATTGAGTTGAAAATACAAGTCTATatctatatttaaaataatgaaagttTAAATGgctatgtgaaaaaaaaaagtataagaataaaaatatggatttagtcaaaataaaaatactaaacttataattaagggaagaaaaataatgtcaattagacacttaaaaataatactCGATGTAATGCTTTTGCAATAGTTTATTATATTGTATGTCTAattaatataagtatataatatagtaATATAAAAGTGTCACATCAAATATCATTTCTAAATGATCAAATAGCATCTCGAAACAAAAATCACATTTTAAGGTTGTCATAGCCATGTTGCTAGAGATGTCAAAGGGTCGGgccggcccgagtcggcccacgggctttttaaaagGGCTGGCCCTGGCCCGAGTCCTTTTGCCATTGATAGGGTTCAGTCTGgcccttgttttctttttttaaataatacatataatatatacatatataaatatcaaaataatacatatataaaaatcaatttctttctttttaaaatattttctatcttaattcttaagttttaaatattatttcatcattttatatttcaaaattctatatgctttataaattttcttgtgaattgatataaaaaataatatatatataaaaaggagaatgtttatttataatttaaatatataaaaatttaacttaaaaatttaaataaattgatggttattatttatatatattgcgaaattaaattttgtagtatccaatatcaataattactaaagaataacaaaattaaaaaaaaaaaaaaaaaaagagtaagggCTTGACTGGCctataagggcccaacgggccacgggccgggctgggccgagccgtgggcccaatttctttggcccggCTTGTTTGAACAGTAATGGGTCGAgccaaagcccggcccgtcTCGGGCTGGgtcgggcggcccgcgggccacccgacccttttgacacctctacatGTTGCTCGAAAAACTTGGCACAACACTTGTAAACTCCTTACAAGTTTAGGGCTTATTGATTTGGCGATAGACTTTGACTGCCAAATTAGTATTTGGTATTTGGAGAATGAACAGAATAATGAGTTGGAGAGTAGTAAATGATTATCTGCTGtcgaaaaattaaaagttttcaTAATCTGCACAATAATGGTCTAAGCGTGATTTTTACTTAGAACCTTATATAGAGCATGCTCCCATGATACTACTAGGGCATGATGCAATCACAATTTTATATATTCTAAACATTTAAACGCATAATTAAGATCGTAAAATTGACATTATTTTATGCTAGATTATTCAccgtaaaaaatataattacgtACATGAATTGATTGATGATAAAGATGCCATCTTAAGATTGAAAAACACTTAATCTctgttcaatcaatttttttctcatGACATTGGTTGCATAAATTGTTCGAATGgtttttcttgtaaaattttttattaatttataagagAAAAATGACTAATAACTGTTTAATATAACGATTATAGACATAGTAACCATCGCCATCCAATATCCTCTTATCCCGCTTAATCGGGCCACAGAAAAAATACTTATGTTACACATGATATCAAGATGTTGAGTTGTATTGGTGGAGTTAGATCAAGATATAAGATTCTATTAggtgataaatttaaatattttttaaataattttgatatcaaaTTATTCAGAGTTTTGtcacatgtcaaatttttattgATCCACGTGTCATTTTTGAATTAGTTCAGCTGTTAGTTTgagattaatttgataaatttcataattacctcaatcaaatcaaatataaattgtGAGGGGTAATTCAAAGagctcaaaaaataaaattaaaattatgccACGTGCTAATGGAGTAGTGCGTGATGAGACGTGGCGCAAACAGAAGACCACACAGTCACGCAAAATGTGCTTAAAATTATAAGATGCGTGGCGACTGGCAGCTGCCACAACGTTGGAGAGCACTTTCACACTACATTTGGACGGTCGACTTGATACCAAGCTATGTTGCTGCCTGCCACAACGTCGGAGAGCACGTTTTCGGTTtctgttttaaattttatttatgtttatttttttaaacaaatatttattttcgCATGAAAATCAGAAACGTTTTATAGATAtcgaataaaattaaatcaaatcgattaattaatttaaaaaatttaacacaaATCATATAAatcgaatcaaattaattaaatcaaataagtataaaaaactaaaaaaataataaaaaaacacataaaataaaaaaaatcacattattttataaacattaaaacaaTATTGTTTTAAAGTTGAGTTGCTTTGGTTAGTTCAAttcttctaataaaaaaatgaaccGAAAATCAAAAagctaaaatttttgaaaaaaaattaactaaattgaatcgatagaagaaaaaaattgaggtTCAATTCGATTAGTTTTGATAATCTGAACTTTTGTTCTCCCCTAATTCCACCAACATGTAATCATGGAAATGTTATTTTCATATTcatttgtgattttttataatatttatgtaattatatagtatatttttattagttaataaactatattaaaatatgatacatttattattatataaatgctTAGATACTAAAAATAAGTACATTAAGTACACCTTAATGACTGATGAGAACacatttttgtattgaaaagTGTTATACCCAAGCAAGTTTGATAAATAATCATAGCAAATTGAcctgatatatataaatttataataattatatttaaaattaataataatttataatagtgagtagatttattattaatttcaggTAAGAGTATTACGAATCTAGATAGAACTAGGCTTAATATATATGACGTCctatcaataattaaaaaaatataatgtttgatTCTTAATATGTAAAACAAACTagtcaatttatcaaaatactatTAACCGATCATTCATATGGCGTGTCACTCACGGAAACAGGTGCGTTCCTACCCATTATCATGAAAGATGTCGATGGAATGGGTTCCAAGGCACTAGATTCGATGGAAAAGGCTGTAGTTTGAGGCTTAGAGAAGCATCGCTTTGGAGGAGCTGTTTGTTtaggtaatgtttgttaaaataaataaaataaggttatatcaagataatgttagaatattttttggaTCAAGATATAAAATGGTTAAAATAAGATTGTGaagcattttaatatttttaccaaattatttgttaaattttttgaaatgtactGGATGATAGATgcgtcaatttttttttatctataagaacaaagataaatttatttggaatgaTAAGAGATAAACTTATCTAGAAAAATTCGTATAAGAAGTTACgcgactttttttttttttttcaaaagtcacCAATTTTGATATACAATTCAAATTGAATCCAATCGACATACAGTTTGAATTGAACCAAATCgacaatttcaattaatttagttcagttatttcaatttaaccaaaatattACTCAACTCTACATACAATATTTATGAAGGGATAGCAAATGTCCCCATGCGATGCCTCATTCTAAAACTTCGAAAACACTAATAACATATGGTCAGGATCGACTCAAGGGTTGGTGGAAGCGACCCTTACTCTTCCTATCTCACCAGCCGTTGTCTTGGGTTTGCGTGAACCTTGACTGTTGTCTCCTTCCTCCGGCTAGCGATTGCATCCCATTGACGTCTGTAATCTCCTCTTGTCTCCGTCAGCCAATCGATGTTTCCTCTCTTGGTCTTGGGTGGTTAGCGACCTTCTAAAGTAAGGAAGCTTCCAAATCTACTTGCATTACTATATCTTTAACTATGCATGTTAAATACCTCATATATTACAGGGTAATACCGTTCCTtcaattagtaattttataaactCAATAGTCAATGTCCATATGTTGTGCCTAAGCTTAATCACTATACTTCAAAAAACTCTCAAGACTGGATGGTGTTGTCAATTTATGGGGAGAAGCCAATGCCTTACTTTAATGTaaatcattattcattttcAGTATCGTGTGAGATTATGGGAAGCTTCTGGGTGGTCCACAGTTGCCCTAATTTTTTTGAGGCCTAAGTAACAACCTATGGCTTAAGTTGATCCTACATGACTCACCGTTTGAGAACATAATGAGTCGCTCCCTGGTCATTATGATGAAAAAATcgtttttattcttaaatttggGCTAAGGCTGACCCAGATCCGTTTCGACCGTTTCGAGTTACTAACTCAAgcgaaatttggaaaaatatgaaactttgaaaatctttgcaaaactaggacttttgaaatttgattgGACAAAAATGCCCCCCTTTAAATTAGCTATAGGATCCTATC from Diospyros lotus cultivar Yz01 chromosome 9, ASM1463336v1, whole genome shotgun sequence encodes the following:
- the LOC127810624 gene encoding protein root UVB sensitive 6, with translation MPPMKLNQPPNTTPQTLTATASHDARLLVRETLRISANLASSSSPPPQETAGLRPEAANLGLVEEQFVGSSLRLICCEEIDGRRWNYFAEKNNGKYNQLNKGSIRAVSLHSPQAPAEELMSFIRSYVVPEGFPDSVSPSYVPYMTWRALKHFFGGAMGVFTTQTLLSSVGVSKSRSTPGAVAINWILKDGAGRVGKMLFARQGKKFDYDLKQLRITGDFLMELGAGVELATAAVPHLFLPLACAANVAKNVGAVTSTSTRTPIYKAFAKGENIGDVTAKGECVGNIADLLGTGLGIMIAKRNPCLVATFAFLSCGYVLSSYQEVKSVVLRTLNRARLTVAVESFLKTGRVPTLQEGNMMEKILSFPWSKEKPVVLGPRFKEAFQDPNSFLAIQHIFEKERYIVTYNPSKGNIYALLKDRAKSDDILKATFHAHVLLHIIRSSNQSQSFPRRHKENDDSVSMPSITDLEADILESYKLVSTLYGPFMSKATEQGWVMSESLLNPGKARLFEVVH